In Halovulum dunhuangense, one genomic interval encodes:
- a CDS encoding restriction endonuclease subunit S, whose product MSRRDFLEDFVGTSLWSLVPAKHRFRYRKDSNAGMKESHRLALTMGGVIDRSLDDTDGLQSSDYGSYQIFEKGDLAFKLIDLQNIKTSRVGLVPRRGIMSPAYIRLTPASDDVYPEFFYWYFYAAYIGNIFNGLGGGIRQNLSQTELLEFPVPDIPIADQVAIARFLDRETGLIDGLIEKKARFIALLKEKILTFSDACVTGRDDSQLTVKDVDIPWAPRIPKHWTVRKGKHLFEEMARPVAPDDEIITAFRDGQVCLRSKRRTEGYTFAEKEVGYQKILKGDLVIHTMDAFAGAIGVSEDDGKATGEYAVCKPRSDEAVPEYYAYLLRCMARRNYIYVLCPSVRERAPRFRFVRFAPVKLPVPPREEQLEIVDRIERATARMKNLIAQTERSIDLLREKRAALITAAVTGKIDVRRAA is encoded by the coding sequence ATGAGCCGACGCGACTTCCTGGAGGATTTCGTCGGCACGTCCTTGTGGTCGCTCGTACCGGCGAAACATCGGTTCAGGTATCGGAAGGACAGCAACGCCGGGATGAAGGAGAGCCATCGGCTCGCCCTGACGATGGGCGGGGTGATCGACCGTTCCCTTGATGATACCGATGGCCTCCAGAGCTCGGACTATGGAAGCTATCAGATCTTCGAGAAGGGCGATCTGGCTTTCAAGCTCATCGACCTACAGAACATCAAGACCAGCCGGGTTGGCCTAGTCCCTCGGCGGGGCATCATGAGCCCGGCCTATATCAGGCTGACCCCGGCATCAGACGACGTTTATCCCGAGTTTTTCTACTGGTATTTTTACGCTGCCTACATTGGTAATATTTTCAACGGATTAGGGGGTGGTATCCGCCAGAACCTCAGCCAGACAGAATTGTTGGAGTTCCCTGTCCCGGATATCCCAATCGCCGATCAGGTCGCCATCGCCCGCTTCCTCGACCGCGAGACCGGCCTGATTGACGGTCTGATCGAGAAGAAGGCCCGGTTCATCGCGCTGCTAAAGGAAAAAATCCTCACCTTTTCGGACGCGTGCGTTACCGGGCGCGACGACAGCCAGCTCACCGTCAAGGACGTCGATATTCCTTGGGCGCCTCGGATCCCGAAACACTGGACCGTGCGCAAGGGGAAGCATCTTTTCGAAGAGATGGCGCGCCCGGTGGCCCCGGACGACGAAATCATCACCGCTTTCCGAGATGGGCAGGTCTGCCTTCGGAGCAAGCGAAGAACGGAGGGGTATACCTTCGCCGAGAAGGAGGTCGGATATCAGAAAATACTTAAGGGCGACTTGGTCATTCATACCATGGATGCCTTCGCGGGAGCGATTGGGGTTTCGGAAGACGACGGAAAGGCGACCGGAGAGTATGCCGTGTGCAAACCTCGCTCCGATGAGGCTGTCCCTGAGTACTACGCCTACCTGCTCAGGTGCATGGCGCGGCGAAACTACATCTATGTTTTGTGCCCATCTGTTCGTGAAAGAGCGCCGAGGTTCCGGTTCGTGCGGTTCGCGCCCGTGAAACTACCCGTGCCCCCGCGCGAGGAGCAGCTTGAAATCGTTGATCGGATCGAACGTGCAACGGCGCGAATGAAGAACCTGATCGCCCAGACCGAGCGCAGCATCGACCTTCTCCGCGAGAAGCGTGCCGCCCTGATCACCGCCGCCGTCACCGGCAAGATCGACGTGAGGCGTGCTGCATGA
- a CDS encoding type I restriction-modification system subunit M, producing the protein MSTNTALADFIWKNADDLWGNFKHVDFGKVILPFTLLRRLECVLEPTRDQVRETVKKMKDSGIDLDVILRTQTGYPFYNTSNYDLRSLGATRTRQNLEDYIASFSDNARVIFEQFDFANTLARMDKAGVLYKICQNFAAIDLHPDAVPERVMSNVYEHLIRRFGAEVNEAAEDFMTPRDVVHLAIELLLDPDDQMFIDNPGLIRTLYDPTCGTGGFLSDGMEHVNALRDRYSVAPVIVPYGQELEPETHAVCLASMLLKTVESDPGRDLSKNIKLGSTLSDDKLANERFHYCVSNPPFGKKWEMDQAAVVREHQEKGFEGRFGPKLPRVSDGSMLFLLHLLSKLETPERGGGRAAIVLSGSPLFNGNAGQGESEIRRYLLEEDVVEAIIALPTEIFFRTGIGTYIWLLSNKKPADRKGKVQLIDATALFEPMRKSEGNKRRRVGDGQIRQIVQMYADFAETKESRLFDSRDFGYRRVKVLRPLRKKIVISAEGLAELADETAWGKLAPEAQTAWTALFEADMGEAHGWHRFEAWVKNATKRDAELGKVNAALIKAFQKSFGVRDPDLDPVLDKKGQVIPDDDLTDFENIPLGTDIRDYMAQEVLAHAPDAYVDEGFRDEYDGQVGVVGYEINFNRYFYEYQPPRDLEEIDAELKAVEAEIAAVLAEVTE; encoded by the coding sequence ATGAGCACGAACACCGCCCTCGCCGATTTCATCTGGAAAAATGCGGACGACCTCTGGGGGAACTTCAAGCACGTCGATTTCGGCAAGGTCATTCTGCCCTTCACCCTCCTGCGCCGCCTGGAATGCGTTCTGGAGCCGACCCGTGATCAGGTGCGAGAAACCGTCAAGAAGATGAAGGACAGCGGGATAGACCTGGACGTTATCCTGCGCACGCAGACAGGCTACCCGTTCTACAACACTTCTAACTACGACCTGCGCAGCCTCGGCGCGACCCGGACCCGACAGAACCTCGAGGACTACATCGCCTCCTTCTCTGACAACGCGCGCGTAATCTTCGAACAGTTCGATTTCGCGAACACGCTCGCCCGGATGGACAAGGCCGGGGTCCTCTACAAGATCTGTCAGAACTTCGCCGCCATCGACCTGCATCCGGACGCGGTTCCGGAACGGGTGATGTCCAACGTCTACGAACACCTGATCCGGCGCTTCGGCGCCGAGGTGAATGAGGCGGCCGAAGACTTCATGACCCCGCGCGACGTCGTCCATCTGGCCATCGAGCTGCTGCTCGACCCGGACGACCAGATGTTCATCGACAACCCCGGCCTGATCCGGACCCTCTATGACCCCACCTGCGGCACCGGCGGCTTCCTGTCGGACGGGATGGAGCATGTGAACGCGCTGCGCGACCGGTACTCGGTCGCCCCGGTCATCGTTCCCTACGGGCAGGAACTGGAGCCGGAGACCCACGCAGTCTGCCTCGCCTCGATGCTCCTCAAGACCGTCGAGTCGGATCCCGGCCGCGACCTGTCGAAGAACATTAAGCTCGGCAGCACCCTGTCCGACGACAAGCTGGCGAACGAACGGTTCCACTACTGCGTCTCGAATCCGCCCTTCGGGAAAAAGTGGGAGATGGACCAGGCCGCCGTGGTCCGGGAGCATCAGGAGAAGGGCTTCGAGGGCCGCTTCGGCCCCAAGCTGCCGCGCGTCAGCGACGGGTCGATGCTGTTCCTGCTCCACCTCCTCAGCAAGCTGGAGACGCCGGAGCGCGGCGGCGGGCGGGCGGCCATCGTCTTGTCCGGATCGCCCCTCTTCAACGGGAACGCTGGGCAAGGGGAATCCGAGATCCGGCGCTACCTGCTGGAGGAGGACGTGGTCGAGGCGATCATCGCGCTTCCGACCGAAATCTTCTTCCGCACCGGGATCGGCACCTACATCTGGCTTCTGTCGAACAAGAAGCCGGCCGACCGGAAGGGCAAGGTCCAGTTGATCGACGCCACCGCGCTGTTCGAGCCCATGCGCAAGAGCGAGGGCAACAAGCGCCGCCGGGTCGGGGATGGTCAGATCCGGCAGATTGTCCAGATGTATGCCGACTTCGCCGAGACGAAGGAGAGCCGTTTGTTCGACAGCCGCGACTTCGGCTACCGGCGCGTGAAGGTCCTGCGCCCGTTGCGCAAGAAGATCGTGATCTCGGCCGAGGGACTGGCCGAGCTGGCGGATGAAACCGCATGGGGCAAGCTCGCCCCCGAAGCGCAGACCGCCTGGACTGCGCTGTTCGAGGCGGACATGGGCGAGGCGCACGGCTGGCACCGGTTCGAGGCTTGGGTCAAGAACGCGACCAAACGCGATGCGGAGCTCGGCAAGGTGAACGCCGCCCTGATCAAGGCGTTCCAGAAATCCTTCGGCGTGCGGGACCCGGATCTGGACCCGGTTCTCGACAAGAAGGGCCAGGTCATCCCCGATGATGACCTGACGGATTTCGAGAACATCCCCCTTGGCACGGACATCCGGGACTACATGGCGCAGGAGGTGCTGGCCCATGCGCCCGACGCCTATGTGGATGAAGGGTTCCGCGACGAATATGACGGTCAGGTGGGCGTCGTGGGGTACGAGATCAACTTCAACCGTTACTTCTATGAATACCAGCCGCCCCGCGATCTGGAGGAGATTGACGCCGAGCTGAAGGCGGTCGAGGCGGAAATCGCGGCGGTTTTGGCGGAGGTGACAGAATGA
- a CDS encoding type I restriction endonuclease subunit R: protein MSDLHHEKHLESHIVGKLAEAGWLVGTSDAFDADRAMYPEDLEAWLRATQPQKWDRLHAMNGDKTLTVVMDRLEMALEKQGMVQTLRRGFSIAGAGHLDLSEAAPEDQRNEKVLHRYASNRLRVVPQLKYHPGRELAIDLGLFLNGLPLATVELKTDFTQSVEHAKAQYRRDRLPVDPVTKRKHPLLTQHRGAVVHFAMSDSEIWMTTRLAGDDTFFLPFNKGDNGRAGNPARTDGEYPVAYFWEEICRPDAFLRVFHSFVYVEKKNVVDLKGNWSVKETLIFPRFHQFDAVNKMIADAKEKGPGHPYLCEHSAGSGKTSTIAWTAHDLVKLRRDDGAPIFDTVIIVTDRNVLDGQLQDAVQQIDHQKGLIAAIDRESSSKSKSDQLSEAMLKGTPIIVVTIQTFPFAMEAILTETSLRDRNFAVIIDEAHNSQTGNTASKLQATLALSARKDAEELTVEDILLEIQRARKRPSNVSHFAFTATPKHSTMMLFGRPADPTKPASDDNLPASFHKYEMRQAIEEGFILDVLRGYVPYKTAFNLGQEIVDEKRVDGKAAKRALAKWMTLHPTNVTQKVRFIIEHFSKNVAHLLDGKAKAMVVTSSRASAVRYKRAFDAFIAANPEYGHIRTLVAFSGKLTGREVMHPNDDLLYGDAFVVEEDAEFTEANMNPEAGGKDLRHVFDRPEYRVMLVANKFQTGFDQPKLVAMYVDKKIANAVEIVQTFSRLNRTFPGKDQTFIIDFVNDPDVVRAAFAQYDRGARIEEVQDLNVIYDLKEFLDDQGIYDGTHILDFQRARFRTAASAATGNDDEAAHKAMYAATQEPTDAYNRRLSDLRERAAAAEDAWQRAKSAGNDDGMKRADHEREQVETAIVSLTDFKSGLSRFGRLYAYIAQLVDLGDPDLETFAAFSKLLANRLDGVPAAEIDLHGIALTGYDIGEREPTSEGEDEEPPILDPVKGGGGGSRPGVLPVYMQELIERLNSLFGEATPLEDQVAFVNQVAAITRENPVVMAQIKKNSKDQAMKGNLPGAVQAAVVRAMSSHSSLATLLLSKDRQALPILEGVIYEILKRGEALSLNE, encoded by the coding sequence ATGAGCGACCTGCATCACGAGAAGCACCTCGAGTCCCATATCGTCGGCAAGCTCGCCGAGGCGGGCTGGCTGGTCGGCACCTCTGACGCCTTTGATGCTGACCGGGCCATGTACCCGGAAGATCTGGAGGCCTGGCTGCGCGCCACCCAGCCCCAGAAATGGGACCGGCTTCACGCGATGAACGGCGACAAGACCCTGACGGTGGTCATGGACCGGCTGGAGATGGCGCTGGAGAAACAGGGGATGGTGCAGACCCTGCGCCGGGGCTTCTCCATCGCCGGCGCGGGGCATCTGGACCTGTCCGAGGCGGCACCCGAGGACCAGCGGAACGAGAAGGTCCTGCACCGCTATGCGTCGAACCGGCTGCGGGTCGTGCCGCAGCTGAAGTATCACCCGGGCCGCGAGCTCGCCATCGACCTCGGCCTGTTCCTGAACGGCCTGCCGCTTGCCACGGTGGAGCTGAAAACGGATTTCACCCAGTCGGTCGAACACGCGAAGGCCCAGTACCGGCGCGACCGCTTGCCCGTGGACCCGGTCACGAAACGCAAGCACCCGCTCCTGACGCAGCATCGCGGCGCGGTTGTCCATTTCGCGATGTCCGACAGCGAGATCTGGATGACTACGAGGCTCGCGGGCGACGACACCTTCTTCCTGCCCTTCAACAAGGGCGACAACGGCCGCGCGGGGAACCCTGCGCGGACCGACGGTGAATACCCGGTCGCCTATTTCTGGGAGGAGATCTGCCGACCAGACGCGTTCCTGCGGGTCTTCCACAGCTTCGTCTATGTCGAGAAGAAGAACGTGGTCGACCTGAAGGGGAACTGGTCGGTCAAGGAGACCCTGATCTTCCCCCGGTTTCACCAGTTCGACGCGGTCAACAAGATGATTGCCGATGCCAAGGAAAAGGGGCCCGGGCACCCCTATCTGTGCGAGCACAGCGCGGGCTCGGGCAAGACCTCGACGATTGCCTGGACGGCGCATGACCTGGTCAAGCTGCGCCGGGACGACGGGGCGCCGATCTTCGACACGGTGATCATCGTGACGGACCGGAACGTCCTGGACGGTCAATTGCAGGACGCGGTCCAGCAGATCGACCACCAGAAGGGGCTGATCGCGGCCATCGACCGGGAGAGCTCGTCGAAGTCGAAGAGCGACCAGTTGAGCGAGGCGATGCTGAAGGGCACCCCGATCATCGTGGTGACCATCCAGACCTTCCCCTTTGCCATGGAGGCGATCCTGACGGAGACGTCCCTGCGGGATCGGAACTTCGCGGTGATCATCGACGAGGCGCACAATTCCCAGACCGGGAACACCGCCTCCAAGCTGCAGGCGACGCTGGCCCTGTCGGCGCGCAAGGACGCGGAGGAGCTGACGGTCGAGGACATCCTGCTCGAGATCCAGCGAGCCCGGAAGCGCCCGTCGAACGTGTCCCATTTCGCCTTCACGGCGACCCCGAAGCACTCGACCATGATGCTCTTCGGTCGCCCGGCCGATCCCACCAAGCCCGCCTCGGACGACAACCTGCCAGCCTCATTCCACAAGTACGAGATGCGCCAGGCAATCGAGGAAGGGTTCATCCTGGACGTTCTGCGCGGCTACGTCCCCTACAAGACCGCGTTCAACCTTGGACAAGAGATCGTCGACGAGAAGCGGGTCGACGGGAAGGCCGCTAAACGGGCGCTGGCAAAGTGGATGACGCTTCACCCGACGAACGTCACCCAGAAGGTTCGGTTCATCATCGAGCACTTCTCGAAGAACGTGGCCCACCTTTTGGACGGGAAGGCCAAGGCGATGGTGGTCACCAGCTCCCGGGCCTCTGCTGTCCGGTATAAGCGGGCTTTCGACGCCTTCATAGCCGCGAACCCGGAATACGGACATATCCGGACCCTTGTTGCCTTCTCCGGCAAGCTGACCGGGCGCGAAGTGATGCACCCGAACGACGACCTGCTCTACGGGGACGCTTTCGTCGTCGAGGAGGACGCCGAGTTCACCGAGGCGAACATGAACCCGGAGGCAGGCGGCAAGGATCTGCGCCACGTCTTCGACCGGCCAGAATACCGGGTCATGCTGGTGGCAAACAAATTCCAGACCGGGTTCGACCAGCCCAAGCTGGTCGCGATGTACGTGGACAAGAAGATCGCGAACGCGGTCGAGATCGTCCAGACGTTCTCCCGTCTGAACCGAACCTTTCCGGGTAAGGACCAGACGTTCATCATCGATTTCGTGAATGATCCCGACGTGGTCCGGGCAGCCTTCGCCCAGTACGACCGGGGCGCGCGGATCGAGGAGGTTCAGGATCTCAACGTCATCTACGACCTGAAGGAGTTTCTCGACGATCAGGGTATCTACGACGGCACCCACATTCTCGACTTCCAGCGCGCCCGTTTCCGGACCGCCGCGTCTGCTGCGACCGGGAACGACGACGAGGCGGCGCACAAGGCAATGTACGCCGCGACGCAGGAGCCGACGGATGCTTACAACCGGCGCTTGTCCGACCTGCGGGAGCGTGCGGCCGCGGCGGAGGACGCTTGGCAGCGCGCGAAGAGCGCCGGGAACGACGATGGGATGAAGCGTGCCGACCACGAACGCGAGCAGGTCGAAACAGCGATCGTTTCCCTTACCGACTTCAAGTCAGGCTTGTCCCGGTTCGGACGGCTCTACGCCTACATCGCCCAGCTGGTAGATCTAGGGGACCCAGACCTGGAGACCTTTGCCGCTTTCTCGAAGCTGTTGGCAAACCGGCTCGACGGAGTGCCTGCAGCCGAGATCGACCTGCATGGCATCGCGCTGACCGGCTACGACATCGGAGAGCGGGAACCGACAAGTGAAGGCGAAGACGAGGAGCCCCCCATCCTCGACCCAGTGAAGGGCGGTGGTGGCGGCTCACGACCCGGCGTGCTGCCCGTGTATATGCAGGAGCTAATTGAGCGGCTTAACAGCCTGTTCGGCGAGGCGACCCCGCTTGAGGATCAGGTGGCCTTCGTTAACCAGGTCGCGGCGATCACCCGCGAGAACCCGGTAGTGATGGCCCAGATCAAAAAGAACAGTAAAGATCAGGCGATGAAGGGGAACCTGCCCGGCGCCGTCCAGGCAGCCGTGGTTCGTGCAATGTCCTCGCATAGTTCACTTGCGACACTGCTGCTGAGCAAAGACAGGCAAGCCCTGCCGATCCTCGAGGGGGTGATCTACGAGATCCTGAAACGGGGCGAAGCGCTCAGCCTTAATGAGTAA
- a CDS encoding DUF413 domain-containing protein, translating to MNRLTSWDLILLKKHLAFYEALANGTRVPATHMQKHFLEVVAGLSEPQTQHETAYIRYLQFRGRGVNADTLPVAKPRLSERIIRDENLSSDIEAAIDAIEEVEIGERLGRVTGKLFSQVKRGYIDGRSKFGNGASEVGLWVSALVADRELASNLSRMTGDTFNNVSDVYTKAMDGAFAEGLKAGSDYVAPSLHRLVDGGHSLLGSFEMAREAMTNDTQLEELSGWVRAYLSDLSSPVGMPVATLSEATYRAFDAVVRAAGLPNGWALDAMTFNLEELVSAVVPGLAVLLNWNDAERERFIQMLGGLTVSATVSASPIALLVLIVGAARAMQNKNGEGRNAKRFITAFSEGGLLSGIVVTSSAVIGGPVWIGMVAGILVVMLAKQAGAQVPWRSVVVSVRELVAFGAMQTKDRS from the coding sequence ATGAACCGGCTCACGTCCTGGGATCTTATCCTCCTGAAGAAGCATCTGGCGTTCTATGAGGCGCTCGCGAACGGGACGCGGGTGCCGGCTACACATATGCAGAAGCATTTCCTGGAGGTGGTCGCTGGGTTATCTGAGCCGCAGACGCAACATGAGACTGCCTACATCCGCTACCTTCAATTTCGCGGCCGTGGGGTGAATGCCGATACGCTGCCGGTGGCAAAGCCCCGTTTGTCCGAGAGAATTATCCGCGATGAAAACCTCTCTTCAGACATTGAAGCAGCTATTGACGCTATCGAGGAGGTTGAGATTGGAGAGCGGTTAGGCCGAGTGACCGGAAAGCTTTTTTCCCAGGTCAAACGAGGCTATATCGACGGCCGCTCGAAATTTGGGAACGGTGCGTCCGAGGTGGGGCTCTGGGTCTCCGCATTGGTGGCGGATCGAGAGCTTGCGTCGAACTTATCACGAATGACCGGCGATACGTTCAACAACGTGAGCGACGTCTACACCAAGGCCATGGACGGCGCCTTTGCGGAAGGCCTCAAGGCAGGGAGCGACTATGTTGCACCATCCCTCCACCGGCTTGTAGATGGGGGCCACTCTCTGCTCGGGTCCTTCGAAATGGCCCGCGAGGCAATGACGAATGACACCCAGCTGGAAGAGCTTTCTGGCTGGGTCCGCGCGTACCTGTCGGATCTGTCCTCGCCAGTCGGAATGCCGGTCGCGACGCTAAGCGAAGCGACATATCGGGCATTCGATGCGGTAGTTCGCGCAGCTGGATTGCCGAACGGTTGGGCACTGGATGCCATGACATTCAACCTCGAGGAACTGGTCAGTGCCGTGGTTCCGGGCCTTGCGGTACTGCTCAATTGGAATGATGCAGAACGCGAAAGGTTCATCCAGATGCTTGGTGGGCTGACGGTGTCCGCGACCGTATCGGCCAGCCCGATCGCCCTGCTCGTGCTGATCGTCGGTGCCGCACGGGCGATGCAGAACAAGAACGGGGAGGGCCGAAATGCTAAGCGCTTCATCACGGCCTTTTCCGAGGGTGGACTGCTGAGCGGGATCGTCGTGACGTCCAGCGCAGTTATCGGCGGTCCCGTCTGGATCGGGATGGTCGCGGGGATACTGGTCGTCATGCTGGCAAAGCAGGCTGGTGCGCAGGTTCCATGGCGATCAGTGGTCGTGAGTGTCAGAGAGTTGGTGGCATTCGGGGCGATGCAGACAAAAGACAGGAGCTGA